The Tachysurus fulvidraco isolate hzauxx_2018 chromosome 4, HZAU_PFXX_2.0, whole genome shotgun sequence DNA window GCTCTGTTAACAAAGCAAAAGAACAGCTGTCAAATGTCAACACAGCTAAACCTACTGTTGATAGTTCTCAGAAATGCTATGACTTGGCACAAGCAACCAAAAGTAAAgatgacaaaagaaaagaaagcacttTAGCAAATGCAAGAGAGCTTGAAATTAACACTAGACAAGATGAAACTCCAACAGACTGGATGAAAGATGACGTACCTGCTGTCGAGAAGACAATGGAATTTATAGAAACTgctttctgtaaaactgctgtccttaataaacaaacagtaaacactgaACAAATAAGTGAACATCTTCAAAGTGGAGCAAGTGAAAACCAAACAGTGCTTTCGGAAATTTTACCAAAAGCCAGTAATCAGATGTACTGTAAGCCAAATACAGAACCCATAGAAAAGGAAACATGGCTAGAACAAGTAAATATTCAAGCAGAGGCCAAACTTGTAAAActtgtaaaaacaaatgaagatgCTTCTCTTCAGCAACTTCAGCATACTGAGGCACATGCTAGAAAAGATTTGGGATCTCAAACAAATTTAAGCTTAAATAAGCCAGTCAGAATGAAGCTCGATTCTTCGGAGGAGTACCGATATTCTCCGCAACCTGAACCACAAACAAAGCAGCCGAACAGTGAAAATAGTGAATTACAAAAAACTGTGTCTCAATTACAGTTAAACACCAGACAGGAAAACCAAAATCAGCAATTGATAAgggataaagaaataaatgaagacaACAATCAGCAACTACAAGACATTGAAAGTGACCCAGACACTGAACATCATACCCAAAAGGCAAAAGATTTCCAAGAACATAAAGAAAGTACACCTATGGAAACGAAACAGTCCAATGATGacataagaataaataatagtGATACCTTACCATGCAGTGAACATGAGAAGTCAGAAGAGAAGATTTTCATGCCAAACATTACAATAAACAGTGAGGATCAACAGCTCAGTGGCCACCCTGCTAAAGACCAAAGTGCAGACGTTACAAATCCAGTACCTGAAAGCCACGTCATTCATATTGCAAGCAAGGAGGACAGTTCACCAACAAATGAgcctgtaatatacagtatatgtgtttCAAGCACATCAGAAGCTGTTTCAGAGGATGAACCTATAATTTATAGCATTTCTGTATCAAGCCTGTCTGATGCTTCTATAATACCTGGTCCAGAAAACCAGGAAAGTGATCAAAAACAGCTTTCAGTAGAGCAAGCAGAAAAAGACGACAGAGAAACATTTGgcagtaaaaataaagaaagtgagTTCCGTGAAAGTAAAGAGGAGAGTAAAGACGTGAAATTGATTTTAAACAATAAGATGGCAGAAGAAGAAACTGTGGTAAGAAAATGTGATTCTCCTACAAGCAAAGATAAACTTGATTATTATAGATCTACAGAGGTGGACAATATTAGTTCAACTTATAAGAGTCTCTCGGCCAAATACGGGCTTCCTAATGGAGATACAATTCACGTGGAGTCAGACCAAAAAGAGCAGGATAAAAATCAAGGAAATGAAAAGGATGAAAAGGAAGAATCTATCCATAACGCtttacaaaaaacacaaaataatacaattgATAAAGGCCATTCGCCTGTGGAGAACTTGACATCGGCTGATTTTACTAAAAAGCATTCTCCAGAGTCCAGAAAATCAAAGTCTCCAGAAGACTCCCCTGAACTTCTCAGGAATGCTGATAAAACCCATGAGCAGAATGATAGTCACTCAGAGCAAGAGCATGAAATAGCTAATGAAGGATGCACACCACAAGGTGATGAAGTTTCTGATAGAAACACTAAAGAGGATGTATCAGCAAATCAAGAAGTCCCGATGTCAAAGGTTGTACCAGTTTGTGAAGACTTTATGGATACTCTGTCAGCAAAGCAAATAAAGGAAAATGGAAATGTTCAACTGAAGGAAAACAAGCAGGTCGAACAGAATGTACAAAAGATGGAGACAggacaaaatgaaaatgatattGATGTAGTTAACAAAAATGCTGAGATGGTACAAGTAAAATGTGAGACTGATTCCCAACTTACACCTGGATTTAATTCTTCTAATATCAACAATaattcactcaaacacacatgtgATGATTCGTCCCAACTCAGTTCTAAAGTTTCTACAAATGATTGTCAGATCAGTATTAAAACCCAAAACACAGGATTGTCTTCATTTCAAAGCAGTCAGAATGCAATTAACCAAACAGGTAATACAAAAAGCCCCACACTCAAATACAGGACACCAGAAGAATGTGTAGTAGATGCCCTCAAACAAGAGATCGCAAGCACAGAACACCTTCAAAGCAAAGACAAGACGGctttacaaaaaaacagaaaagaaatggtcagcaagagcaaattcCCAGAACTTGAGCAAGCCAAATTCATGAAAAGCAACAAAGTCAATGTCAGTAGGGTGAAAGATTTACAGAAAGAAATTTTGAATTTCAATAATGAACAGACTAAAGAGAATAGTAGCAGTAATCAGAATCAAATCGAAGTTTTAACTGCTGGAAAGACAGATCAGAGTGTATTTACACAGCCAGATATTCCAATGGAAGATAAAGAAGTgcataaaaatgacataaagaGCCAAATAAAGACTGTATGTACCAGCATTGCTGCACCACCTAATAGGGAAagtgaaaatgatcaaaataaaaCGTCTGCAAATGTCATTGGAACAAAAGCATCATCTGCTCTGGGCATGACAGCTGATGACATAGCGATGTCTGAAAAAGAGAAATGGAAAAGGAAACCaacacagaaggagagagaaatgaTAAGAGATGAAGTAATGCCATTAAATAAAGATTCCAAGACAGCATCTTCTGTAATTAAAGGTAACAAAGATGATGCAGAATGTGAATCctgtaaaagtgaaaaaaatcttAAAGAAGCAAAAGCTCAGCCACGAAGCAGTGGAAAAGTTTTACGAGACAAACACGATCAACTCAGTAATGTTTACAAGCCAGAGAATGAAGCTCTTccagaaaaaaagggaaataaatatgatggaaaaaacacatttgagtCTAATCCACACAGTAAGTATCATGATACAGTTCTTTCAAAACAAGAGAAAAGCTTCACTAAGTCTGAGGTTACACATAGGGAGAAGAAAATGACTAGGCCAGAAATATCAGCTTTAGCTGACTATGCTAGGCTGAGGGTTATCTCTGCTGAAGATGACACCATTACAGAAAAGGATTTACTgcaaaaaatgaacacaaatcagAAGTATAATTTAAAAACTGGAGAGCCACAGAAAGCAAATTCTTCCATATGTTTGCATGATACAGAGCAAAGCAAACAACCATCTGTAAATAAGATTTCTGAGAATTTGAATGCAACAACACCTTTACGAGTCCACGAACGACGAACGTACAAAATTACAGATGAAAAAATACTTGCGGGCCATCAACAGTGCTTGCCCAGGGATGAAATGGTTGCATATCCAAAGGTCGGGTCATTGGCTAAAAGTTCAGATGATAGAGTATGTACTGTAAAAGATACAGAAAGCACCAAAGAAAAGACATTAACCAACCACATTCAATCCAACACCAAACGATCTTTGACTGCACAGGAATACAGATATTCAAGAAGCCACGAAGTGCATCAACCCCAAAATCCTCAAGCTCCtcatgctgtacacacacagatagagagcAAAAATGAACCCAAGACAAAACAGTCACCTAATGCAAACATGCTGGAAAGGAAGGTTTATCCTCAAGTAAAAAATTCACAGTGGGAAGCACAAGTGTCCGTCGAAACCGAACTTAACAAAGCAAATAGACATTCAGATAACCAAATAAAGGTAGAAGTGAAAGATGAAGAAACATCAGAGGAGTTACAGTACTACATTGTTAATGCAATCCAAAGTGAGACAAAACCTAAAAATAATCATGAAGCACATCCACTCATCTTTTCAAAGAAAGACTTAACTGAAATTCCTGCAACAGCATCACGGTCCAACACTTCTTCTCCAGCCATGGGGAAGCCCATTTTGTTCAGAGTGAAAGATAACACAGGTAAAACTTCCTCAGTTACTAAAACTGTTAGGCCATGCTTTCACAGATCATTCTCTGAGGATTTCGGCATCTGCTCCCCAGTTGACAGCTATCATGGTTCAGAAAAACTGGATTATGATAATGAGAATAATCCGAAAGAGTCTGCTACCTCTCCAGTTTTGCAATCAGTGACTTCACATCAACTCTCTAGTGCAAAAGAAATCCAGGCTCGAAACAGACTGTTGTCACCAGGATTCATGGCACCCAGAGAACCAAGGAGCTACAACAGAAGAAGCCACGTTATTGCAGGGGATGAATCTCGGTCACTCATTAGCTCAGTATCTGATAATGTGCAGGGTTTAGCTACTAGTTCAGTAGGAATGACAAACAGTAGAGATTTTGACACTGAACATGTGAGACGTACCTATGCAAGGCCAGAATCTTCTTGTTATGAAAGACCAGAATCAGCCTGCTATGAGCGACCTGAATCTGCCTGCAGTGACATGAGACCAGCAAGCAAGCCACCTTCTGTTCCTCCTAAAACAGAGAAAGCCCTTCGTCGTGCTAAAAGGCTCACTAGCAGGAGAACCAGACAGGAAGAGGACAAGATGTCATCTGATACTCAAGTACAATCCGAGTCCAAGTCCATCCGAACTGTCTCCAGTCTACCTGCTTCACCTATGGTGCAAATGTCAACATCTCAAACAGTACAGGCTTCACCTCCGATATCGCATTATCATGTTGAACCAAATTATGCACCTTCAGCACCTACTATTGTGGCTCATTCTTTCCCCATGACGCAAAGAAAGTTCTTGCAGGATCCAAACTCTGGGCAAATCTTCATGGTGGACATGCCAGTGCAGGTCAAGACAAAGACATTTTTTGACCCTGAGACAGGAAAGTATCTTCAG harbors:
- the LOC125141109 gene encoding uncharacterized protein LOC125141109 — encoded protein: MSSLEKRQASRRGSTHGPRKCSDGISDTSSVGSFMDDTDREVSSLTDRAFRSLCIGEDAVYNDMEVSSPADQHTVFAQEALQKNDLRTTCQEFSSHGIQCEETERKPEVASTFQHSCVVVAQEHVFREKSLSYISNGCMEGTWQQKRSTSRVSSLIKDFSSGENYCDSGAPDTVQDKYQDFNNKLWNKSALLSVRSELSEINSGYNTNFKSGSLQSHGNNFHAVARMNTATSSKTKFKALNTNNLFFHSEFSPFQLWKDYNRFPFERDRPSGVVSTSGFPRWYDSALYKELTATHRILSSPAEGKQFTQRKIEDIAASQCPRSTVIQKASAIEKRCESEMASNCPPWKNNNFVKSKLPSNRPSTVSPTNEKVHRPDSSLLYHSRNTLEIQNKVGRVGSSEMSNRTTPFNITQLLTPVIPVRQETETSEILQFAHTPLGIECDSDLKAQSDVKQLRDTYKSKASSLLFNLKDNRKRVKSTYSPTKFKISEISDRNKQASKQEGRESRLSETSGSKVPNQEHTSASAAWELCNPVQTNSDLSLLQTTEHKWYADKSPNSMTLVSRYGNTNSNISHLGSQNSHPDSLTNREREHYELLTYSGHGSSGGSPVGHINDSMRTFGTKPEKEKVSKAQLPAHLSADMSVKQTFFSREDEAHQNFKEGKNFVKKASIGYINKHMKEMVNNNEIQDALPYKGEIATMIEMDKQRKVNAKQYLPLVNESYTMRKEICTNKVNENVNRSWLPKDKQIQDTESSFQKYTEKCFSKKQVKDDHTTTPATSEHFYEFQHNGLQKMADNRRRSEITTYEKAEDSLQRNIKHATSDIETAKDYSPRTQFLQSVEEKYLYNEGSVAYQPYKYELNKQWHIATTENRHNKGEECMSRQLQHSEIKTPQQGESNYAHSRSRTSCTQQQNTADSARPSQRNWITEDRAKTIEHKPTSQVYKKQSHMNTGINVPNTQTSQNSSQARVDRFNINDILSVRDSEQAKRIRENKSGFNSRVGDPTKLENLTSPVTSDVAEDIAAISEPSKLQSRAQQDGNSQSKHGTTKLSNGYVRKESHIPNDVKERLGKDIFINNENDKFTLRALSYKEKGQTKHEMLTSKLKAHAQKEISAIKEKGLAKHAIPSRNPIKQSSAISNDKGQIIQEVLSPQKEITAEKLNHLFQDITYSSVSLYKEQRNQGKDEPKNESLTAEKVESLTRDPAEGSETDKVTTEKERTNISVVKYQEVKTTDVDKKNCEAQKFVKNYVHQSNMQSKENQLIKPSTNNEKQRSTYDYVVSNGTNPAQSFSRSPNFRDFNNEESIVKKEDKTSANLPKTCTSNDTEYSSFKQEVLVKTDTNHRILYNISGEALTLERSVNKAKEQLSNVNTAKPTVDSSQKCYDLAQATKSKDDKRKESTLANARELEINTRQDETPTDWMKDDVPAVEKTMEFIETAFCKTAVLNKQTVNTEQISEHLQSGASENQTVLSEILPKASNQMYCKPNTEPIEKETWLEQVNIQAEAKLVKLVKTNEDASLQQLQHTEAHARKDLGSQTNLSLNKPVRMKLDSSEEYRYSPQPEPQTKQPNSENSELQKTVSQLQLNTRQENQNQQLIRDKEINEDNNQQLQDIESDPDTEHHTQKAKDFQEHKESTPMETKQSNDDIRINNSDTLPCSEHEKSEEKIFMPNITINSEDQQLSGHPAKDQSADVTNPVPESHVIHIASKEDSSPTNEPVIYSICVSSTSEAVSEDEPIIYSISVSSLSDASIIPGPENQESDQKQLSVEQAEKDDRETFGSKNKESEFRESKEESKDVKLILNNKMAEEETVVRKCDSPTSKDKLDYYRSTEVDNISSTYKSLSAKYGLPNGDTIHVESDQKEQDKNQGNEKDEKEESIHNALQKTQNNTIDKGHSPVENLTSADFTKKHSPESRKSKSPEDSPELLRNADKTHEQNDSHSEQEHEIANEGCTPQGDEVSDRNTKEDVSANQEVPMSKVVPVCEDFMDTLSAKQIKENGNVQLKENKQVEQNVQKMETGQNENDIDVVNKNAEMVQVKCETDSQLTPGFNSSNINNNSLKHTCDDSSQLSSKVSTNDCQISIKTQNTGLSSFQSSQNAINQTGNTKSPTLKYRTPEECVVDALKQEIASTEHLQSKDKTALQKNRKEMVSKSKFPELEQAKFMKSNKVNVSRVKDLQKEILNFNNEQTKENSSSNQNQIEVLTAGKTDQSVFTQPDIPMEDKEVHKNDIKSQIKTVCTSIAAPPNRESENDQNKTSANVIGTKASSALGMTADDIAMSEKEKWKRKPTQKEREMIRDEVMPLNKDSKTASSVIKGNKDDAECESCKSEKNLKEAKAQPRSSGKVLRDKHDQLSNVYKPENEALPEKKGNKYDGKNTFESNPHSKYHDTVLSKQEKSFTKSEVTHREKKMTRPEISALADYARLRVISAEDDTITEKDLLQKMNTNQKYNLKTGEPQKANSSICLHDTEQSKQPSVNKISENLNATTPLRVHERRTYKITDEKILAGHQQCLPRDEMVAYPKVGSLAKSSDDRVCTVKDTESTKEKTLTNHIQSNTKRSLTAQEYRYSRSHEVHQPQNPQAPHAVHTQIESKNEPKTKQSPNANMLERKVYPQVKNSQWEAQVSVETELNKANRHSDNQIKVEVKDEETSEELQYYIVNAIQSETKPKNNHEAHPLIFSKKDLTEIPATASRSNTSSPAMGKPILFRVKDNTGKTSSVTKTVRPCFHRSFSEDFGICSPVDSYHGSEKLDYDNENNPKESATSPVLQSVTSHQLSSAKEIQARNRLLSPGFMAPREPRSYNRRSHVIAGDESRSLISSVSDNVQGLATSSVGMTNSRDFDTEHVRRTYARPESSCYERPESACYERPESACSDMRPASKPPSVPPKTEKALRRAKRLTSRRTRQEEDKMSSDTQVQSESKSIRTVSSLPASPMVQMSTSQTVQASPPISHYHVEPNYAPSAPTIVAHSFPMTQRKFLQDPNSGQIFMVDMPVQVKTKTFFDPETGKYLQLNVRQKAQSTLSQPASLEVLGHPYVVYPGFLPMSVSVSSVPSVRSSSQMSAPATLTEDLNRLKASHEPSEQEIFERECHRNVQQHNRPVYRTCEQTGRESLHNENVRMTPRQTHIITMSELEDFAIENT